TTCGGTTTACATGTTAAAAAACGTGTATGATAAAGAATATTTGAAAAGTTTAGGCCTTAACCGCAGCCAGATCCAGGCAGTGTCACATATACAGGAACACGGATCCCTAACCATGTCGGATTTCCTGCGTATTTCCCCAGGAATAAATGAACGTACACTCCGGAGGTATTTAGCAGACCTGGTGGATAAAAAACTTATAGTAGCCATTGGTGAGAAGAAAGGAAGAAGGTATGAACTTTCTTAATATGTATAATGAATTTTTAATATACATGAAGCATATTCAATAACGGACATTATAACGGACATATCGGACAAAATAATGAGTTTCATACGAATATGGATCTCATATTTTTTTTGTTAAAATTAAATTTTTAGTGCGGCTTCTAATTTTTCATTTGGTTCTAAAAAAAGGTAAGATAGAAATAATCTGATTAAAGGACTCATTAACACCAAGTATTTTATACAAGTTCATCCAAACAACAGATTATGAAACTCTCATCACAGAAAGACCTTTTACTCATTATCATCCTCAGCATAGCAGTTCTAATAATGAGCTGGCTCAAGCTGATTAAAGGATATCCATTATCACTATTACCAACGATTTTAGTTTTATTCTTACCAGGATACGCCCTGATTACGGCAATCTGGCCCAGTGATGAGAAAATGGGCTGGACACTCCGATTAGGTCTGGGCTTTGTTCTGGGACTGGTTTTCATCCTCTTTTTACCACTGATACTCAACAGCCTCAAGTGGACTGCACTTACAGGGTCCCTTAATCAGATACTCCTCATAGTGACTATTGTGTTCTCCCTGATTGCCATGGCCCGAAGGAAAGAACCCACAGATGAACTGGAACCTCTCCGCAGGGATCCCCAGCTCACACTGGAGGAATCCATTGAGCGTGCTACTTTAATGCGGCAGAAAGCAGAGGCAGAAGCCAATGAATATGAAGATCACTACGAAGGTGATGGGGAATATTATGAGGATGAATACTATGAAGAAGAACCCCCTGAAGGGGAAGAACCATTCCAGGATGAAGAAGAAATCCCCGATGAATATTATTCTGAATATGATGAAGGTTTAGAGGATGAAACCCAAGGGGAACCTGAGGAAGAACCAGGAGAAGAACAATGGAAAGAACCATCTAAGGAATTTGAAGAAGAGCCGGGAGATGAATTTGGGGAAGCCCCTGATATAGAACCTCGAAAATATCAGGATTTGAAGAATGAAAAACCCATCCAGTATGAGAGAATTAAGGATAAATATCCTTTGGATGAAGATGAATCATATCCAGATGAGGAATACGTCCCAGATTACCATGAAGCTTCCCAAGACGAGGAAGATCATTCTGAACAACCACGAGGTGTTCCCTTCCGAGTAAAAGAACCAGTTAAAACCTCACCCACAGATTATGAATCGGAAATGGATAAACCAGTGTGGGGAGAAGAACCAACCCATAAGAAACCTGGTTTTCGAAACTGGGATCTGGTTATGATCCTCTTTTTAAGTGGAATTTCACTCCTGTTCCTGTATTTCAATCCATTAAAAACCACAACCACTTCAATTGTTTTCTTTATCTTACTCCTGTTTATCTTAGGTTATGCAGGGCTAACCATCATCTTCCCTGATAAATCCAGGACCAGTTCAAGGAATCTCCTCATTGCCAGTACAATTATTGCAATTATCTTATTCATCCTATCTTTCCTGGCATGGAACATGCACCTATTACCAGCTGTACCCAAGTACGTGGTAACCATAATGTTCGTGGCCTCCATAATACTGGTGGCAGGGGCATTCTTAAGGAAATGGTACTTACCAAGTAGTAAAGAAGAAGTACCGGAAGAGATTTCCCATTATCCTGATGAAGGCCTTGAAGACAGAGAGAAAGAAGCTGAAAAAACAGAAGAGGTAACTCCTTCCCCGGAAGCCAAGGAAGAAACCCTGAGAAAATTACAGGCCATCAGCACTCCTGTGAAAACAGATAAAACAGTAAGTAGTGAGGATACACCTAAAAGTGGAAGTATTGTAGATACAAATAAAGCGGGAATTGTTGATGAAAAAGATGTTAAAAAAACACCTCCAACAGTTAAACCACGTAACTACCATCTGGACATCATCCTAGTGGTGGCCATCACCCTCCTCACAGTGGCCTTCGTACTCATACCACCACTCAATAAGACATTCGTGAGGACTATCCTTGGAATTTTACTGGTTTTATTCATTCCAGGTTATTCACTCATCGCAGCTCTTTTCCCTAAATGGGGTGACCTTGATGGTATTGAAAGGGCGGCGTTAAGTTTTGGTTTAAGCATTGCAGTAACACCTCTCATTGGCCTGGCCCTTAACTACACCCCCTGGGGCATTCGACTGGATCCTATACTCATCAGCCTTACCATTTTCACACTGGCCATGTGTGTAATCGCCTTTTTAAGGCGGAGAAGTTTACCAGAAGAAAAACGGTTCTTTGTACCTTTCGGTAGTTTTGCAAAGGATATTAAAGGTTCATTTAAGGGAGAGTCAAAAACAGAGAGGATACTGTCCATCATACTCATCATCAGTATCATCCTGGCTATTTCCACCACTGTTTACATCATAGTGAAACCAAAGCAGGGTGAAACATTCACCGAATTCTACATATTAGGATCAAACGGTACTGCCAGTAACTACCCCACTAACCTCACCACTGGCCAGAACGGTTCCATGATTATTGGCGTGGTAAATCATGAATACACCACCACGGACTATCTTTTAGTGGTGAAAGTGAATAATACCATCCTTAAAAACCAGACACTAACCTTAACCAATGGCCAGAAGGTGGAGATAC
The sequence above is a segment of the Methanobacterium formicicum DSM 3637 genome. Coding sequences within it:
- a CDS encoding DUF1616 domain-containing protein — its product is MKLSSQKDLLLIIILSIAVLIMSWLKLIKGYPLSLLPTILVLFLPGYALITAIWPSDEKMGWTLRLGLGFVLGLVFILFLPLILNSLKWTALTGSLNQILLIVTIVFSLIAMARRKEPTDELEPLRRDPQLTLEESIERATLMRQKAEAEANEYEDHYEGDGEYYEDEYYEEEPPEGEEPFQDEEEIPDEYYSEYDEGLEDETQGEPEEEPGEEQWKEPSKEFEEEPGDEFGEAPDIEPRKYQDLKNEKPIQYERIKDKYPLDEDESYPDEEYVPDYHEASQDEEDHSEQPRGVPFRVKEPVKTSPTDYESEMDKPVWGEEPTHKKPGFRNWDLVMILFLSGISLLFLYFNPLKTTTTSIVFFILLLFILGYAGLTIIFPDKSRTSSRNLLIASTIIAIILFILSFLAWNMHLLPAVPKYVVTIMFVASIILVAGAFLRKWYLPSSKEEVPEEISHYPDEGLEDREKEAEKTEEVTPSPEAKEETLRKLQAISTPVKTDKTVSSEDTPKSGSIVDTNKAGIVDEKDVKKTPPTVKPRNYHLDIILVVAITLLTVAFVLIPPLNKTFVRTILGILLVLFIPGYSLIAALFPKWGDLDGIERAALSFGLSIAVTPLIGLALNYTPWGIRLDPILISLTIFTLAMCVIAFLRRRSLPEEKRFFVPFGSFAKDIKGSFKGESKTERILSIILIISIILAISTTVYIIVKPKQGETFTEFYILGSNGTASNYPTNLTTGQNGSMIIGVVNHEYTTTDYLLVVKVNNTILKNQTLTLTNGQKVEIPYNFTAGSTGQKKLEFLLYKLPDNETAYRSLHLWMNVT